From a region of the Mycobacterium intracellulare ATCC 13950 genome:
- a CDS encoding HIT family protein, with the protein MSCVFCAVVAGEAPAIRIYEDDDYLAILDIRPFTRGHTLVLPKRHSVDLTDTTPETLAGMVTLGQRIARAARTTELADATNIAINDGSAAFQTVFHVHLHVLPRRNGDKLSVAKGMLLRRDPDRDATGQILRNALARIDASQPD; encoded by the coding sequence ATGTCCTGCGTGTTCTGTGCGGTCGTCGCCGGGGAAGCTCCGGCCATCCGGATCTACGAAGACGACGACTACCTGGCGATCCTCGACATCCGCCCGTTCACTCGTGGCCACACGCTGGTGCTGCCCAAGCGGCACAGCGTCGACCTCACCGACACCACGCCGGAGACGCTGGCCGGAATGGTCACCCTGGGCCAACGCATCGCCCGGGCCGCGCGCACGACGGAATTGGCCGACGCGACCAACATCGCCATCAACGACGGCAGCGCCGCCTTCCAGACGGTGTTCCACGTCCACCTGCACGTCTTGCCGCGCCGCAACGGCGACAAGCTGTCGGTGGCCAAAGGAATGCTGCTGCGCCGCGACCCCGACCGCGACGCCACCGGCCAGATTCTGCGCAACGCACTGGCCCGTATCGACGCAAGTCAACCGGATTAG